The Syngnathus scovelli strain Florida chromosome 7, RoL_Ssco_1.2, whole genome shotgun sequence DNA window ctgtcatctttccggactctgctgtgcatcgggagcggctagcgtgctatcactcttattgttcttcttcttgttttatttttcctgtgttgtttacttgtatgtgcgttgtgaacgctgtattgtcaccctgggatagtgagaaacgtaatttcgatctctttgtgtgtcttgacatgcggcggaattgacaataaaggagcctttgagactttgactttgaaaagtatgtcgaagcgtgacgggaggggcacaattcagaaaacgtgctcagctcgtcgaaaaaatttaagaaataaaattaaaaatgcgcctaaaacctaaaccaaacgctgcagatgttcatttcttcattcgcagtggtcaactcggcactctactctttttactatgccaacctaaccacagtgacgggagaggtgtcatgcggtcacgtttatttttccggatttctgtcttgtctgtgtcgtaacttcacttcctgttttattttgtcatcccttccgtttcagttcgtgtttccttcctctgttttcggttgtcttgtattccccgatcccgattgtgtgcacctgcgtgattggcgctaattgtcagcacctgcgtcccagcccttttgtgtgtatttagtttgtgtcttccccttgtcttgtgccagtgtgtcttgcctcgtcccgaccaccagcgattctttgacgtccgaactcccagtaagattcctcctttttgtctcgccacagagcgacgctttctgttagtgccttgttccccatagccctttttgtctcgccaccgagcaacgccttttgtttgtgccttgatccccatagccctttttgtctcgcccgagtgcgacgctttttgtttggactttttgccaagtgtttccctcgcaagaggcgccttgagttgtattttttgatcgtgtgctggaataaatcagagaaaagaaagactctgcatccgagtcctccgccttgttccctgcctgacaagaggcacaattcagaatacgtgctcagctcgtcgagaaaatgcaatttaagcaataaaattaaaaatgcttataaaacctaaaccaaacgttgcaggtggtcatgtcttcatgtgccgagatcaactcggcactctaaagcccccaagagcactttttactttttactatgccaacctaaccagagtgacgggaggggcacaattcagaaaatgtgctcagctcagcccaagtgaactgctagattcatcatactctgggtcaaaagaggtttctgaatcggataaaatgatgctaatattgccgctagaaacggagctgtcgctatcatctgccatgttgtttgggtttgttgacatccagatgtacaacttgtgacgtcacagtaatggcgccgccagtttggcttcgtgcgggacccgatcgataaactggcatttcatttcagctttattcttagtaatcggtgtccatttttaatttccaatgcggcaaatgtgttcactttatacattctatcaaattccgttctaattgaaaaaaaaaggggatgtctctagccctttaaggccTGCTTTttggggcccgaaagggaataaagtctccccttgggtatcgtagcaccgggcaatagttctatggcgcagtcgtaaggacggtggggtggtaaggagctcgccttggctttgctaaatacctccgcgaaTTGATGATAGCATACGGgcacttggtttagatccggagctTTGAACTCTGGGTCAGGAGACGCAGAGTCAGAGAGAGAAGTGCGTGTAGaatcgatcgaagggttcggtttgataCACGattcttggcactgggatgcccacccctttatctcccctgactcccagttcaTGGCAGGGTTGTgatgttttagccacggataaccgaggatacgCGGATTCAGGGGCGAGGTGACTACATGCATTCTTAGTAGTTCATGATGACTCCCAAAAGACAGTGAGAGGGGTTTGGTTATATAGGATATGTTGAAAAGGGCTTGTCcattaagtgccttagcctttatggtcgtgttcaacagttcggtctttacacctaagctgcgatcgaaagcccagtcaatcagattctcatcggctccagagtcaatcaacactCCTAGCTTGAttaccttgccttggcaggttagcatcccgacgggtagaacccgattcttctgccggaccacggagaaggtgcttacccttcctctccgggcaggagaggcggaTATGTCCAAGCGCactgcagtagtagcatctgccctcatggcgtcgacgctgtctttcctcttcgctcaatttggccctgccgagctgcatgggttccgtcccagcCAGTGGCAATGCCggggtcgatctttggtggtgcgtctcgtgggatgacagCCCGCCCACTGACGCGGGAGGAGTGACGATTGCgccccggcttgcgcgctgcttctTCCATTCCTGTAGTTGGTTGTCTGTTTCGGatggccaacgcgatgagagcgtcgagttcaGCAGGAAGgtcaaggggaatgagttggtcctggatggtcccggaaagaccccagagaaaagcatcgtacagggccgtcgagttccatccgctttccgcggccagagtgcggaagcggatcgcgtagtcgctgaccgtctctcgaccctgggtgatatggcacagctcccgtgccttctctcggtccgtgggaactggatcgaacaccatgcgcagggcctcgatgaatctgGAGAatgagtgacaggtagcggaattcctggcccattctgccgtcgcccacgcccgggctcttcccgtcagatAGGATATCATGTATGCCACcggggagcgttccgttgggaagtcgcctggAGCttgctcgaactgcatctcacaattgGTTATAAAGGCTCGGCTCAGCCCGgattcacctgcatatcgttccggggaagccagtctgaccCCCCTCGCCATAGGAgcgggcgccgggtggtccacagggggcgccgctgggGAACTGTGCGTCGCAGCTCGTCCCGTGGTCAGCAGcgtgaggacgtcttgcatttgacgactcagcgaatccacctgggcggccaccgcctctctgaagccttcctggttcttcaccagttcttggacaccaacactcagagcgtctacctgcttctgttgttggcccagctgcgacgtctgggagcgtacttgggcgaccagctgctcTGTCTCTGCCgaatccatgtctggccagtgcataatgtcaggcgcggagcagagtttccaaagtccaaagatgtgtttattttccccAATGGCAGTAATAACAAAaggcgcctcaatatgagggaaaaaggggggaaactaaggcgcctcgaaccgagggagaaaaaggggaaatcaaagcacctcgaaccgaggttaatactataacgaagataactatgtaaccaagttaacataggtgatcaaagtcgttcaaacaaggcttctacgtggaactcgagggtttcgtgatcgctaatgttcttagcaaggcaagacgcactgggactggacacggggaaaggcgcgggttatatggacacagaaggaggggaacacaggtgaagacagttggtcattggggcaggtgcacacacttggaatcaggaagtcacgtgaccggacgcacaggggaaggacacaccaactggaacgagaggaaaattacacaataaaacaggaagtgaccaggacgacacatgacagcatgacagtcaGTGCCGATGACAAGCAGGGCAATTACCAACACCTAGTGGTTTGATCGGGGTTACGAACTCAGAAATCTGAAAGACATTGATTGTTTAATTACAACGCACCTTTATATTACAGCAATTACACAAATTTGTTATTTGTTCATACAgatgaaataaaatacaatgatGTGTCGAGCAGGATTTGGCCCCCAGGCTTTCTGTTTGATATCTGTGTTTAAGATTTtatttctgtctctatgtaaacGACGTAACAAATTTCTAAAGTTGATACAGCTTATCACAATGTTTTCATTTCTCAGTAAAATAAATTAACCGGTATTGTTAAGTGCAAGAGTCTGTTGTATGGCGCAACCTCAGTTCGCCGTGCAGTTAAGTTATCACGAGACTGCACGTACCACCAACTATCATCGCGAGATTTGAGCAGCTGTTtggtgtactttttttttttaagcctgatACTACTCTGCCAACACGTGGGGGAGAGATTGACTTTGTACCTGGACACCTTTTCAAAATCGACGTTTACACTGCGTTGTTCTCATCGTGGCAACATCAGGGGCCTTAAAATACTGTAAGTGAAATCTTCAACTCGCATTCATTTTTGCTACCAAGCATGTTAAAGTTAACTGCAGGTTCACTCTGCGTGGCTGGGTCAGATCTACTGACTGCGACGCAACGTAGGAACAGCCTTCGTGTTGCTgtcatgcatttttaatttctttaaAAGCCATTGCCGTTATTCTGTCCGTGTCATTGAGCAACTAGCATCATCTTTCAACCTTTCTTATTTGCGTAGACAAGTTAGCCAATAGCCCCCTTGTTATTTATATAACTTGGCAAAATCAGCCCTCTTTGGTGTTAATTCACGTAATAATAACTGGTGCCAATGTCCAGAGTAGTGGCAGTGTGCCTTACATTGCTACAGCACTTGGCAAACTGGTTTCATTTTCGGCAGGCTGGTTAGCAAGCTAACGTTAAGGTCTTTGGCCCGTTCGGTGGAACACTGGCTGAAATTACCTCAAATATACATCGGTCAGCATTTTACTGCATTTTATATTGATGTAATTTAGTTAATAAATGACTAAAAATAGGCGAGGACGACACGAAACTGTTCTTAGACACAAGAGATCTTTCTTAGGACGTAACCCACGGTCAGAGTCGTTGGGCCAAAAAGAAGCCACTTTGGTAGTTCGACTTGCTGGACTGACATTGACCACCGTTACCGTTAATTCTACTTCATTGATTTGAATTTTCAAAATTGATTGTTCGTAAACGTAATGTGTGTCAAACACTGCGGCCTCCAAACGAGCTATGCTTTATTCCCAACAGTTCGGTTAGCATTAGATCACAGCTATCGACGTCAGATTTATCTAAAACACCGGTCAACGCAGAGTAAAATAATTTACTGATTTGTACGTAACTTCGCATTCTAAAAAGCTAACACAATATGTGAAACTTGTGAACATTACGCATTCACCGAGTATTTTGATATTGCATGATGGTGGTCTTAATTTCTGACGTTTCCTTGGTATTAGTAATAAAATGTTTTAGTCTGCATTGTTGTGTGGCAATGTTTTAAGTGTTGACATGTCAGAAGCCTGTCAAGCTGCAATCAGTAGGAGAAATGGTTGGACGCTTAAGTCACGGTATGCCCTTTGTAGTATCTGTTCAAGGGGAAAGACGTCCGAGTTGTTTCCGTTTCACGCGTGTGGTCGTCAATGCTAACTTGTCGACAACCGTTTTAACTACTCGTTAAAAGTACTTAAACAAATGTGATGAAACAAAGCGGTGAGGAACCAAACGGGACTGTCTTTAATAAAATGTGTCACTGGTTTTGCATAGAAGTTAAACGTTGTTAGCTACACTGACGTTAGAGGTTGGTGTGACTTTAGTATGCTAAGCAGTAAGCACCGACAGTGTAATTCTAGTAGCACATGGGATACGTTCGAGTTGGCATTTCTCCTTATTTTGAATGTTCAGTTAGCTTTTGGTGCTACATGTTTTACTAACAAGATATCATTTAGAATTTAGCTTGCAAAGAAAATCATGTAAACTCCCATGATCCTTGCTAAAATCTgtaccaaaatttcaaattggcaTTTATGATGAATAACTTCAAGATattgcaaatattttttgttaccTATTTTTTACAGCAATTTGAACAGTAattcaacaaacattttttcatttcaaaactagtcatccatcaatttgctgtgtATAGGCAATAATATGATAAGACAGTTATACATTAATTTGGTGTCGCCGTCACAATGCTCTTATGAGGAACGCCATAACTATAAAATGGCCTGTGataaaaacgagtttgacacccctgatttaataTTACCAAATAAGCCAAAGTAATTGGTAACTAAACAGAAATAGTTTTTGCTTTTTTAATACTCTTGAACAGAAATACAATTGTATAGATCATTCAAATAATTGATTCTGAAAAAAGGTTTGATAATGACAGCCCTACACAAGTTCCTTTATGTTGAGTTGCATGGTCACTCTTGACCTGCAAAGTTGACTTTTTAAGAAAAGTGCGATTAACAGCAATTTGATATTGAAGGGACAATTGTTTGACACTAACAGCATCCTGCCAACTTTACCTTTAACCTTGTCCAAAATTAGGTATTAGGTATGCAATTCCCAAGTCgcatgatagatagatagatagatagatagatagatagattgatactttattgatcccaggGGGGAATTCAGTTTGCCAGCAGCATTCATAAAGTAGAGTGGGTTTATAAAAGACatacagtggtacctctacttacgaAGTTAATTGGTTCCGCGATCGGGTTTGTAAATAGAAACGTTTGTAAATAGAAGCAACATTTTCCATAGGAATCAATGTAGTTAAAGCAAGTAATGCATGCCAGACTATCCCAAACGTCACACTTTTTGCCCTATTGCTCTGTGTAAGAcacagaaaaccaaaacaacacttttatttttgctttttaaacatttataacaaaaataaatgtcgCTTTATTTTTGACCTCTTAACTTTGCTTGGGGGGGGGACTCTTCAAATTTTCTGCACTTGCTAAAAATACCGAGAAGTCATACAAAAAGTCAGACTAATAAATTATTGTTTGCTTCCACGTACTACTCCTTGCAATGTACTCGCATACTTGTTACTTTTTGGTGCAATCATTTCCAACTGTGTGTGTTCAATGAACGCACCTCGCGCACAACACGAGTGAGAacttgaaaaaagaaaagtaaCCTAGCTTCTAAAAAtggaaattgacaaaaaaaggtgtgtttttcatgtttttattgaaaacaagctgGTACTGTCTATCGCATGGCAACGGCTTCTGCCTTTCACTCAATGCGTGCATGCTCCTGCAGCAGAGGGTACCAATTTTCACAGAAATGGCAGAGTAAAGAAGACGAGGCTCGGGGTGGAGTGGGATGACTGGGGCGTTGGTTCAGAAGTCGAAAATTCGTTCGTAAGTAGATGCAAAAAAATTGCGAGGCTCCGATTCATAACACAAAATGTAAGTACAGGCGTTCGTAAATAAAGGTATCACTGTACTACACTTACTTGTCATTTTGTGGACGATGGGCTGCTCTGCTGGATACAAATGTATGAAGAAATGGACCTTTGTTTAagtcaggggtctcaaactccagtcctcggggcccgcattcctacatgttttctaagtttccctcgttaaacacacctgattcaaatgatcagttcatcctcacgttctgcaggagcctgataattaaatcaagtgtgtttaacgagggaaacttggaaaacaagtaggaatgcggcccccgaggactggagtttgagacccctggtttaagtcaaCGTTACCCACCATTTATCGACCCAATATTTTAAATTGGAAGAATTCTTATGTCATACCATTTAGCAACAaaatttttattcaaaaaaaaggTTAAGTACAGTGCAtgatggagcactggttagcacgtctgcctcacagttcaggggttgtgggtttgattctggcttcagccatccctgtggagtttgcatgttctccccttgcctgcgtgggttttctccgggtaacCTCACATACCAAAaatatgcatggtaggctgattgagcactatttactatttatttactttctgtACAAACCTCATTCATGTTCATACAGATACCCACATtaaacatactgtaaataagatttttttaaccttcattcttagactaatgtaaataagatctttcacttttattctcagacttccttttatacttttttaaattttgtatgTTTGCACTAGGAAGGGAGCAGCTATCCGAATTTCGTTGTATAActaagttgtaaaatgacaataaagagcattctattctattctattctattctattctattctattctattctattctattctattctattctattctattctattctattcattccaaattgcccataagtgtgagtgcgtgtggatggttgtttgtctctgtgtgcgctgcgattggctggtgaccagttcagggtgtcccacgCCTACTGcaggatgacagctgggataggctccaactcGCCGGCGACCCCCATGCGGACAAGCAGTAtggaaaatgaaatttttagTAAAATATTATACAAAAAGTGGACGTACTGGTTAAATATGTAATGTCTTATCCAATAGaaaaacatttgacttttttccCTTGAGGTGGTTGGAATTGTTGTAATATTTTTCTCAAATTAATTGACATTGGATAATTTGATTGCgggctctgtaccggtccgttgtggtgaagagggagctgagccaaaaggcaaagctctcgattgaCCGGTCAATCTATGTTCctgccctcacctatggtcatgagctatgggtcgtgatcaaaagaacaatatcccaaaatgagtttcctccgctcgGTGTACGGGCTCTCCTATGGAGATagtgtgagaagctcggtcatccgtgaGGGACTGCTGCTCCTCCATGTCGAGAGAAGCCAGATGagttggctcgggcatctcattaggatgcgtcctggacgcctccctggtgttccgggcatgtcccaccagcAGGAAACCCTGAGGACGACCCAGAACGCGCTGGAGGGACTGTCTCTCAGCTGacctgggaatgccttggggTTCCCTGGGATGAGTTGGACGAAGTGCCTGggaagagggaagtctgggcgtcCCTCTTAAAGCTGATGCCCCCCGCGACACAACCTTGTAAAATcggtagaagatggatggatggatggatggatagatggatggaaggatggatggatggatgctgtcCAGTAGCAGTTGAAAAGAGTTTTCGTCATCCGCTGTCACTCGTCACTTTCTGTTGTATCTGTTTCAACTGTCCCATCAACATTATCAGGCCTGACCACAACCTCAATACCTCCCTGAATCTACTAACCGGATTCAGTTGAAGTTggaaaattgtgtaaaatgtaaataaaaacaaaatacaatgatttgaaaatccttctcaacccatattcaattgaatacactacaaaggcaacatatttaatgttcaaactgagaaagctgagaaaagctcatcaaacacctattagGAACAtaccacatgtgatcaggctaatttggaacaggtgggtaccatgattgggtataaaaggagcctccccaaacatgctcagccattcacaagcaaggatggagcGAGGTTCcccactttgtccacaactgtgagaaaatagttgaacagtttaagaacaacatttctcaaagcaaaattgcaaggaatttagggatttcaacatctacggtccataatagTTCATagttctctgggcccgagctcatgtaaaatggactgatgcacaatggaaaagtgttttgtggtctgatgagtccactttctaagttgtttttggaaacactggacgtcgtgtcctccggaccaaagaggaagcggaccatccagTCTGTTATCAGCgcaagccagcatctgtgatggtatgggggtgcattagttcccatggcatgggtgacttacatttctgtgtaggcaacataaatgctgaaaagtacatacagatttcggagtaacatatgctgccatccaagcgacgtctttttcatggacgccgctgcttatttcagcaagataatgccaagccacattctgcacgtgttacaacagcgtggcttcaaagtaaaagagtccaggttctcccctggcccgcttgcagtccagacctgtctcccattgaaaatgtgtggcgcattatgaagcgtaaaatacgacagggaagaccccggactgttgaacaactgaagcggttcatcaagcaagaatgggaaagaatttcaCATGAGAAGCTGAGAATTAGtttcctctcttccaaaatgtttattgagtgttattaaaaggaaaggtgatgtaacgaagtggtaaacatgccctttcccaacttcttctGCACGTATTGCAGCCATGGAATTCTAAGttcattattatttgaaaaagaaaataaagtttgactttgagcattaaatatgttgtctttgtagtgtattcaattggaaataggttgaaaaggattttcaaatcattgtattttgtttttatttacattttacacaatttcccaactttaaccgaatccggtttgtagtaACTGGACTGTGGTAGGATAGTCACACTCGCTCTTGGCCTTTTATTAATTCATTTAAATCATTTAACTGGCCATGAAAATGATCATCACCCGCTCAAGACTGCATTACAGTAGACATCACATGAATAGGTCAggcattattttgtgttttaatgTTAAGTGTATTTGCTTAGAATATTACTTTCTGACGAAGCAAATCGTAATATTTTGAattcataataaaataaaaactaaagttcTTATGTCAGTTTTACATGTGCAACTTTTGTTgatttttagatttttgttgTACTGTTTTGGTACTGGTATCGAGGtactttatacatttttttttccaatcaatGTTAGAATTTGGGCATTCTGTCATCACTACTTTAAACCCTTGTTGTGCAAAATGAAAGTTGGCCCCTCGTAGGAAGCTCATCTTGCATGCCTGCTTCTTCGGTGAGAATGATGAAGCAGCAGCACCGGATGTACTTGTAGcttttttctttcactttcaACATTAACATCAACAAAGTACACATTAAACCACTAGAATTGCAGCTTTGGCCAAATATGCTTTATTACAGTCACGTTAAGATATATACAGTATACTGTATTGTGGatgattaatttaattaataatgCTTTTGACTCTTTAAAAGAATGCGAAATTTGCAATAATACTGTAGCTAGTAACGTTAACTTGGAACAAGGATGTTTAACTATATACTCGTAGTGTCAAAGCACAATTCAGAGTTCCATATTGCATCATTTTTCAATATCATGCAGCACAACTTGTCACCTTGGTAATAATGATTCTTAATTCTTGATTCTTAAGTTGCTGCTGAAACTGTTGGAAAGGTTTTTAAGGTAAGACCTACACaccttgtctgaacaaaagattACAATGGCTGAGATACATCTTTCCTTTTCCCTCTGTTCAGGTGTAGCTGCTAGTGTCCTGAGGAGATGCCTCTAAGGTTTCGCTCGATTGTGCCCTACACACTACCTGGAGTCCTTGCACTGATCGGCTGGTGGTGGTACACCTCGCGTAAGAAAGAGCGCCTCATCAGCCATGACGCCCCAGATGACAGTCCAACTAATGCATCCCTGAGATTGTGTATAACAACGGGAACGGGGCCCAATGGTGTGGTCGAGAAAGACACTGTATCTACTacacacaacacaaaacatCACTTGACCTGCAGAGATCCAAAAGCCAGTATAAACGATGAGGAGCAGGAAAATATGTTCCAAAATCATGTTGATGATACAGACACAGCATCCAATATGGGGCAGACTCTTAAAGAGACAGCTGTTGAAACATGTGGAATACAAGTGGAAGTTCAGAAACCCACAGTTTCAACTCTGCTGCCGTATGAACAGGATGAGAGTTTCAGTGTATCAGTAAAAGATCATGGAGACCTGAAAAAAAGCCCAGTACCCTCCTGTGGTTCAGAGGCAAATCTCGATCTAAAGAGAAAGTCAGCGTCTGCTTCAGAAATCACTATCAAAAACATGGTCTTGTCCTGCCAAGCCACCAATATTAGCCCCTCAACCACTACGACGTCAGGGTGCCTTGCTGATGCAGAACGGCCTGAGCCAGAGGGTGAAGTTGCTCAGACCCACACCACTACGACAGCACAGGATGATGGTGGTGCGATCATACCCATTGAAGCACGGAGAGTGGTCTCATCACAATTCGAGTCTCGAGACAAACACATTTCAGTGCAAGATTCAAATCAACTCATTCTAACCAGCACACCCAACTGTCTGGTCCTGACTCCTAAAGCCCAAACTACATCATTGACATCACAGGAAATCCAGGTTCCCAGGCATAATGGTGAGGAGCAAGATCTGGAAGTTCTGGCAGCTGGACTCATAACGGAGGTCATCTCAGCAGCCACCCAGCAGGTCTTTGGTGGCATCAACTGCCAGGTTTCTGACTCAAGCCAGCAGTGTCACCATCCTCGATTGTCAACCCACCATCAAACAGGCTGTGAGGAAACCCAAAACAAAGAGCAAGTGATGCCCAATGGGTCTTTTACCGACTCATGGGAGTCTTTAGAGGTTAATGAATTAGTGCAGACAAACTATACACAAAAAGAACCTATGCCAAAACTGTCTCACCAAATAGCAGACAGTATACCTCTGCTGAACAACGTTGTGAAAGGCAATGAATCAGCTACACAGACTGAGGACTCTGCTTGCAGCACCTGTCACTCTGAGGACGGCTTCAGCAATGAGAATCACCAACATAGTGTAATGGACAGCAAAATGGATGTCTTCCAGATTACAGACTTGTCAGAAAAAGAAGTAACACAAACCCAATCACTTATTGAGACACCCGCAGATGAAATTATTTTCCCTTTGGCTGGAGAAAATTCTGTGAATACTGTGTGTGGTGTTAAGATGCTTGATGGAATAAACGTAAGGAATGGACCTCAGGGATGTGAAGTGGAAACAGACCAGTCTGGAGGTGAGTCACTTTTGATCAAAGTGAAATATGCGGTGGAACCTCAAAGATAGAGCATGGCGATATGGCCTAAAATTAATATTGTATCAATTGCACCCCTTCACAGAAATTGTTTCATGatgtaatataaaaaatatttttaataattaatacACCAAATGAATTATTTCTGAACAGAACCTAAATGAATGAAATAAAGGTAAAAATTAGGAGTTATGAAAACTTTTATTGTGCTAATCTCAAGTCAGAATAAAATTTTAGCACTCCCTAGTAGtacaaaataatgcaaacaaaaATAAGATTGCTGATATTTTGAATGAAAACAGTATAATTGGGTTTCGGTTTCATATATCGTATAATTCCTTCTATTCactgtgccatttttttttgtctttagcggtaatattttcaaatgtagtAGGAAGAAAGCAAGTCTATTCAACTCGATGGGTCAG harbors:
- the akap1b gene encoding A kinase (PRKA) anchor protein 1b gives rise to the protein MPLRFRSIVPYTLPGVLALIGWWWYTSRKKERLISHDAPDDSPTNASLRLCITTGTGPNGVVEKDTVSTTHNTKHHLTCRDPKASINDEEQENMFQNHVDDTDTASNMGQTLKETAVETCGIQVEVQKPTVSTLLPYEQDESFSVSVKDHGDLKKSPVPSCGSEANLDLKRKSASASEITIKNMVLSCQATNISPSTTTTSGCLADAERPEPEGEVAQTHTTTTAQDDGGAIIPIEARRVVSSQFESRDKHISVQDSNQLILTSTPNCLVLTPKAQTTSLTSQEIQVPRHNGEEQDLEVLAAGLITEVISAATQQVFGGINCQVSDSSQQCHHPRLSTHHQTGCEETQNKEQVMPNGSFTDSWESLEVNELVQTNYTQKEPMPKLSHQIADSIPLLNNVVKGNESATQTEDSACSTCHSEDGFSNENHQHSVMDSKMDVFQITDLSEKEVTQTQSLIETPADEIIFPLAGENSVNTVCGVKMLDGINVRNGPQGCEVETDQSGGSDVNSMDSVDSGCTMGARESYSTHASSSSSELVIWEIEVPKLLVGRLIGKQGRYVGFLKQTSGAKIYISTLPYTQEFQICHIEGMQQQVDKALSLIGKKFKDLDLTNLYAPPPPPLTLPSLPMTSWLLLPSGVTVEVIVVNIVSAGHIFVQQHTHPTYHALRSLDQQMFLCYSQPGTPTLPSPAEVGVICAAPAVEGAWWRAQVITFYKESNEVEIRYVDYGGYDRVKIDSLRQIRSDFVTLPFQGAEVLLDNVAPLPGEDHFSSGATSALEEMTRGVALLAQVSNYDNSTGLPLVHLWNMVGEDVISINRTLAERGLGVWVDGF